One window of Psychrobacillus sp. FSL H8-0483 genomic DNA carries:
- the era gene encoding GTPase Era, giving the protein MQQNNEGFKSGFISIIGRPNVGKSTFLNRVVGQKIAIMSDKPQTTRNKVQGVVTQDNSQMIFIDTPGIHVPKHKLGDFMLKVAKNTLREVDVILFMVNATEPRGKIDEYIMEMLEHNETPVFLIINKIDQIHPDELVKIVDSYKSKYNFAEIIPISALQGNNVDRLLETIQKYLPEGPQYYPADQVTDHPERFIISEMIREKVLHLTREEIPHSIAVIIDKIKKEEDTEKDMIRVQATIIVERDSQKGIVIGKKGALLKEVGTRARHDIEMLLGTRVFLELWVKVQKDWRNKSTHLRDYGFRDDEY; this is encoded by the coding sequence ATGCAGCAAAACAATGAAGGTTTTAAATCAGGATTTATATCGATTATCGGAAGACCTAATGTAGGTAAATCCACATTTTTAAATCGAGTAGTTGGGCAAAAAATTGCCATTATGAGTGATAAACCCCAAACAACTAGAAATAAAGTACAAGGCGTAGTAACGCAAGATAATAGTCAAATGATTTTTATCGATACACCTGGGATCCATGTTCCAAAGCATAAGCTTGGTGACTTTATGTTGAAAGTTGCTAAGAACACTTTACGTGAAGTAGATGTCATTTTGTTCATGGTAAATGCAACTGAACCAAGAGGTAAAATTGATGAATATATTATGGAAATGCTTGAACATAACGAAACACCTGTTTTTCTTATTATCAATAAAATCGATCAAATACATCCAGACGAATTAGTAAAAATTGTGGACTCGTATAAGAGCAAGTATAATTTTGCAGAGATAATTCCTATTTCTGCCTTACAAGGAAATAACGTAGATAGACTTCTTGAAACCATTCAAAAGTATTTACCAGAAGGTCCTCAATATTATCCTGCAGATCAAGTAACAGATCATCCTGAACGATTTATCATTTCTGAAATGATTCGTGAAAAGGTGCTCCATTTAACTAGAGAAGAAATTCCACATTCCATTGCAGTAATTATTGATAAAATAAAAAAAGAAGAAGACACGGAAAAAGATATGATTCGCGTCCAAGCAACCATTATTGTTGAAAGAGATTCCCAAAAAGGAATTGTCATCGGGAAAAAGGGAGCACTATTAAAAGAAGTTGGAACGAGAGCGCGACATGATATCGAAATGTTACTTGGTACGAGAGTATTCTTAGAGCTTTGGGTGAAAGTACAAAAAGATTGGCGTAATAAATCAACCCATTTGAGAGACTACGGTTTTAGAGATGACGAGTACTAA
- a CDS encoding cytidine deaminase, producing MNREKLLEASKTAREKAYVPYSKFPVGAALLTKDGEVIHGCNIENASYGLTNCAERTAIFKAVSEGKKEFSAIAIVGDTEGPISPCGACRQVLAEFCPGNMPVYLTNLKGNVLETTVSELLPGAFTTEDLDYAAKQ from the coding sequence ATGAACAGAGAAAAATTATTAGAAGCTTCCAAAACAGCAAGAGAAAAAGCATATGTACCATATTCAAAATTTCCGGTTGGTGCTGCCTTACTAACGAAAGACGGGGAAGTTATTCACGGTTGTAATATTGAGAATGCATCGTATGGACTGACTAACTGTGCAGAGCGTACTGCTATTTTTAAAGCGGTATCAGAAGGGAAAAAAGAATTTTCAGCAATTGCTATTGTTGGAGATACAGAAGGTCCCATTTCTCCATGTGGAGCGTGCAGACAGGTTTTAGCGGAATTTTGTCCTGGAAATATGCCAGTTTATTTAACCAATTTAAAAGGAAATGTATTAGAAACAACGGTATCAGAATTGTTGCCAGGAGCTTTTACAACGGAGGATTTAGATTATGCAGCAAAACAATGA
- a CDS encoding diacylglycerol kinase family protein — protein MNFPKFFKAFAFASQGVVHALKSEQNFRFHLGAAIIVLCAGWFTGLSKWEWIIIVLLIFGMFMIELVNASIERVVDLTSPELHPLAKQAKDLAAGACLVYAIGTVIVGLIIFIPKWSGILF, from the coding sequence ATGAACTTTCCTAAGTTTTTTAAGGCATTTGCATTTGCGTCTCAAGGAGTTGTGCATGCACTTAAAAGTGAACAAAATTTCCGTTTTCATCTAGGGGCAGCCATTATAGTATTGTGTGCAGGTTGGTTCACTGGACTGTCAAAATGGGAATGGATAATCATAGTGTTATTAATATTCGGGATGTTCATGATAGAATTAGTAAATGCGTCTATTGAACGTGTAGTTGATCTAACTTCTCCCGAGTTACATCCACTTGCAAAACAAGCGAAGGATTTAGCAGCTGGAGCTTGTCTAGTATATGCAATTGGTACGGTGATCGTTGGTTTAATCATATTTATCCCGAAATGGTCGGGAATCTTATTTTAG
- the ybeY gene encoding rRNA maturation RNase YbeY has product MMLELDLMDETNTLSEETIALVEKVLQSAGEQLDIKEGSEVSVTFVTNDVIQEINKTYRKKDMPTDVISFAMEEMGEGEMEILDADIPTMLGDIVISVERTIEQAESYGHSFERELCFLAVHGFLHLLGYDHGTEEQEIEMFGLQETILQAFGLMREGHELS; this is encoded by the coding sequence ATTATGTTAGAACTCGATTTAATGGACGAAACAAATACATTATCAGAAGAGACGATTGCCTTAGTCGAAAAAGTATTGCAATCTGCAGGGGAACAATTAGACATAAAAGAGGGTAGTGAAGTAAGTGTTACTTTTGTAACAAATGATGTCATTCAAGAAATTAATAAAACATATCGTAAGAAAGATATGCCGACAGATGTGATTTCTTTTGCAATGGAAGAAATGGGTGAAGGGGAAATGGAAATACTAGATGCGGACATTCCAACAATGCTAGGAGATATTGTTATATCTGTTGAACGTACGATAGAACAAGCAGAATCATATGGACACTCATTTGAACGAGAGCTATGCTTTTTAGCTGTTCATGGTTTTTTACACTTACTTGGATATGACCACGGTACGGAAGAACAAGAAATAGAGATGTTCGGTTTGCAAGAAACGATTTTACAAGCTTTTGGCTTGATGCGTGAAGGCCATGAACTTTCCTAA
- a CDS encoding HD family phosphohydrolase gives MKTIMLKWRGWRESKYLPLAIILLTSVCMFLLIIGNVKENKYDIKPFQLAPDTIRSVKTMEDPLKTEEEREKAELEVLPVYQFQEETSDNQTAIMESIFDSVIEVKKLPPTEADQEGKNEPLDKLKKEMNVLSDNASYVPLSDEMLNVLLKQTSPSLKITKEKLSVLVEEALNKPIRSENITSEREQIAQQVRRTFNYSDDYMNVLLFIARGTIVATEVINEEQTQLRVEQAKASVDPTRILQGQILVQKGEIIDKEVYRQLELLGMLTNKASKASYKPYIGVGLFVILTMWVLFGQTIHRREKTINNTKNLIVVAFSLIVSVLMMKVLQSVANNFDVIIAFLFPTAIVSMLVYLLVNERAALMTNFVVSAYAGIIFQEGYTNVFQMEISLYILFGGIAGIFAMQRMYNNSQILRSSLIVASVNTLFIVFYILMTKTTYEFTDILFYVGAAVLSGILSGALTIGILPFFESVFGILSTMKLIELSNPNHPLLKKILTETPGTYHHSLMVANLAEAACEVIGANGLLARVGCYYHDVGKTNRPGFFIENQMNGYNPHDNLPPEASRDIIIAHAEDGAKILQKHKLPKEIVDVAAQHHGTSFLKFFYYKAKETNESISEESFRYPGPKPQTKEIAIISVADSVEAAVRSMKEPNAEKIQKLIQSIIKDKILDGQFDECDLSLREIKKMEESFCSTMNGTFHSRIEYPK, from the coding sequence ATGAAAACAATTATGTTGAAATGGAGAGGATGGCGCGAAAGTAAGTATCTCCCATTAGCCATCATTCTCTTAACCTCGGTTTGCATGTTTTTATTAATAATAGGAAATGTAAAAGAAAATAAATATGATATAAAACCGTTTCAACTCGCCCCTGATACAATCCGTTCTGTTAAAACAATGGAGGATCCATTGAAGACGGAAGAAGAACGTGAGAAAGCTGAATTGGAGGTTCTTCCAGTTTATCAATTTCAAGAAGAAACCTCTGATAATCAAACTGCAATTATGGAATCCATTTTTGATAGTGTGATAGAAGTAAAGAAACTTCCGCCAACAGAAGCTGATCAAGAAGGGAAGAATGAACCGTTAGACAAGCTTAAAAAGGAAATGAATGTACTATCTGACAATGCAAGTTATGTTCCTTTAAGTGATGAAATGTTAAATGTTTTACTGAAGCAGACTTCTCCTTCCCTTAAAATAACAAAAGAGAAACTATCTGTCCTTGTAGAGGAAGCATTGAATAAACCAATTCGCTCAGAAAATATTACTAGTGAGCGAGAGCAAATTGCCCAACAGGTAAGAAGGACGTTTAATTATTCTGATGATTACATGAATGTGCTTCTATTTATTGCGAGAGGAACCATTGTAGCAACAGAAGTAATAAATGAAGAGCAAACCCAGCTTCGCGTAGAACAAGCGAAAGCAAGTGTCGATCCGACTAGAATTTTACAGGGGCAAATACTTGTACAAAAAGGAGAAATTATCGACAAGGAAGTCTATAGACAACTGGAACTACTTGGTATGCTTACAAATAAAGCATCTAAAGCATCCTATAAGCCGTATATTGGAGTCGGACTATTTGTCATACTTACCATGTGGGTATTATTTGGACAAACCATACATCGTCGAGAAAAAACGATTAATAATACAAAAAACTTGATCGTTGTAGCTTTTAGTTTAATTGTTTCCGTATTAATGATGAAAGTGTTACAATCAGTTGCGAATAATTTTGATGTAATTATTGCGTTTTTATTTCCAACAGCAATAGTTTCCATGCTTGTTTATTTATTAGTAAATGAACGTGCGGCATTAATGACAAATTTTGTTGTATCAGCGTATGCAGGAATAATTTTTCAAGAAGGTTATACAAATGTGTTTCAAATGGAAATATCGTTATACATATTATTTGGAGGGATTGCAGGAATATTTGCTATGCAGCGCATGTACAATAATTCTCAAATATTACGCTCCAGTTTAATTGTTGCTTCGGTTAATACTTTATTTATTGTCTTTTATATATTAATGACGAAAACGACGTATGAATTTACGGATATTTTATTTTATGTTGGAGCAGCTGTGCTGTCAGGTATCTTATCAGGAGCGTTAACAATTGGGATTTTACCGTTTTTTGAGTCTGTATTCGGTATTTTGTCAACAATGAAACTGATTGAACTATCTAACCCAAATCATCCCTTACTAAAAAAAATATTAACGGAAACTCCTGGCACGTATCATCATAGTTTAATGGTCGCAAACTTAGCGGAAGCGGCTTGTGAAGTGATTGGAGCGAATGGATTGCTTGCACGAGTTGGCTGTTATTATCACGATGTTGGTAAGACAAATCGTCCTGGATTTTTTATTGAAAACCAAATGAATGGGTATAACCCGCATGATAACTTACCTCCTGAAGCTAGTCGCGATATTATTATTGCACATGCAGAAGATGGTGCGAAAATTTTACAAAAACATAAATTACCAAAAGAAATAGTAGATGTGGCGGCGCAGCATCATGGTACAAGTTTTCTAAAATTCTTTTACTATAAAGCAAAAGAAACAAATGAAAGTATATCGGAAGAAAGTTTTCGATATCCGGGACCAAAGCCTCAAACGAAAGAAATTGCTATAATTTCGGTAGCTGATAGTGTGGAAGCTGCAGTTCGTTCGATGAAAGAGCCAAATGCAGAGAAAATTCAAAAATTAATTCAATCAATTATTAAAGACAAAATATTAGATGGGCAATTTGATGAATGTGATTTATCTTTACGAGAAATAAAAAAAATGGAAGAAAGCTTCTGCTCTACGATGAACGGTACATTTCATTCGCGAATTGAATACCCAAAATAG
- a CDS encoding PhoH family protein — protein MSDQKQLDINLQDPTEAVMLLGISDKNVKLIEEELKVQLITRGELIQIVGEPDNVEEAKKLMVQLLAVIRKGININLRDVSSAIEMSLNGTIEYFSSLYDEEIARNTKGKAIRAKTIGQREYIQGIRHTDLTFGIGPAGTGKTYLAVVMATQALKNAHVKKIILTRPAVEAGESLGFLPGDLKEKVDPYLRPLYDALHDVLGTEQTERLMERGTIEIAPLAYMRGRTLDDAFVILDEAQNTTKAQMKMFLTRLGFGSKMVITGDKTQVDLPKGAESGLTVAEKILQKVSGIHFQYLEQGDVVRHPLVAKIIQAYEEEK, from the coding sequence ATGAGCGATCAAAAACAACTGGATATAAATTTGCAAGATCCCACAGAGGCGGTAATGCTTCTAGGTATATCAGATAAAAATGTAAAGCTTATTGAAGAGGAACTAAAGGTACAACTCATCACAAGAGGCGAATTAATACAAATTGTTGGTGAACCGGATAATGTAGAAGAGGCAAAAAAATTAATGGTACAACTTCTTGCAGTTATTCGAAAAGGGATCAACATTAATTTAAGAGATGTTTCTTCTGCAATTGAAATGAGCTTAAATGGAACAATTGAATATTTTTCAAGTCTATATGATGAAGAAATTGCAAGAAATACAAAAGGAAAAGCGATTCGTGCGAAAACAATTGGTCAACGGGAATATATACAGGGTATACGTCACACCGATTTAACTTTTGGGATTGGCCCAGCAGGTACTGGAAAAACATATCTTGCGGTTGTAATGGCTACCCAAGCTTTAAAAAATGCACATGTGAAAAAAATCATTTTAACGCGCCCTGCGGTAGAAGCAGGTGAAAGCCTAGGTTTCTTACCTGGAGACTTAAAAGAGAAGGTAGACCCATATTTACGGCCTTTATATGACGCATTGCATGATGTGTTGGGTACTGAACAAACAGAACGTCTAATGGAACGTGGAACAATTGAAATTGCACCACTTGCTTATATGCGTGGAAGAACACTTGATGATGCTTTTGTTATTTTAGACGAAGCCCAAAACACAACGAAAGCTCAGATGAAAATGTTTTTAACACGTCTTGGTTTCGGTTCGAAAATGGTCATTACTGGTGATAAAACACAAGTTGATTTACCAAAGGGAGCAGAGTCCGGATTAACGGTGGCGGAGAAAATTTTACAAAAGGTTTCTGGCATTCATTTTCAATATTTAGAGCAAGGAGATGTCGTTCGACACCCTCTTGTAGCGAAAATAATCCAAGCATATGAAGAAGAAAAATAA
- a CDS encoding sporulation protein YqfD: protein MPQLIQVQVPAKTDQYVLFQRLLAANIEVFRIYSSEQHLFFSIQRKDLKSFRKVRKTMKIPVQLVDESTNGIISFYSFSVIGVALLIIIPVVLAQFIWTINIDSHSPESNVLIYEQLKEIKIQEKMLSSSLPPEQEIRQKILLKHKEFSWVHFNQSGSTFTVSPMLAPIQTERKIKEPPPSHLIAKRSGIITDFDLVKGVRAVEKNVAVKKGDIIVHGFVTQGDKRIITSAEGKVYASYWIELSFELPKKVIIVRPAEREFLIQKKSNAKQPYWKEIALPAPLQNYFKAGYVQKNIEASYELNEQSIDQLIRPLLFQKLVNEMPSGTQILEDKVLQVSIQNDKVNGKILLLINENIAIPQVIP, encoded by the coding sequence ATGCCACAGCTTATTCAAGTTCAAGTACCAGCAAAAACAGATCAGTATGTATTGTTTCAGCGTTTATTAGCAGCGAATATCGAAGTGTTTCGAATATATAGTTCAGAACAACACTTATTTTTTTCTATACAACGTAAAGATTTAAAATCCTTTCGAAAAGTTAGAAAAACAATGAAGATACCAGTTCAATTAGTAGATGAATCAACAAATGGAATAATATCTTTTTATTCTTTTTCTGTTATAGGTGTAGCATTATTAATAATAATTCCAGTTGTTTTAGCTCAATTTATATGGACAATTAATATCGATTCACATTCACCTGAAAGCAATGTCCTTATTTATGAACAGTTAAAAGAAATAAAAATTCAAGAAAAAATGCTTTCTTCATCTCTGCCACCGGAACAAGAAATAAGACAAAAAATTCTTTTAAAACATAAAGAGTTTTCATGGGTACACTTTAATCAGTCTGGTTCTACTTTTACTGTTTCTCCTATGTTAGCTCCAATTCAAACCGAACGAAAAATAAAAGAACCTCCACCTTCTCACTTAATTGCTAAACGAAGCGGTATAATAACGGATTTTGATTTAGTAAAAGGGGTAAGGGCAGTTGAAAAAAATGTCGCTGTAAAAAAAGGAGATATAATTGTTCATGGTTTTGTTACTCAAGGAGATAAAAGAATTATTACGAGTGCAGAAGGAAAAGTGTATGCAAGTTATTGGATAGAACTCAGCTTTGAGCTACCTAAAAAGGTAATCATAGTAAGACCGGCTGAACGAGAATTTTTAATTCAGAAAAAAAGTAATGCGAAACAACCCTATTGGAAAGAGATTGCACTTCCTGCACCTCTTCAAAATTATTTTAAAGCTGGATATGTTCAAAAAAATATCGAAGCATCATACGAATTAAATGAACAATCAATCGACCAGTTAATACGACCTCTGCTCTTTCAAAAATTAGTAAATGAAATGCCATCTGGGACTCAAATATTGGAAGATAAAGTTTTACAGGTATCCATACAAAATGATAAAGTAAATGGGAAGATCTTATTATTGATAAATGAAAATATTGCAATACCACAAGTTATACCCTAA
- the floA gene encoding flotillin-like protein FloA (flotillin-like protein involved in membrane lipid rafts), with protein MFTGTTIGLIVVIVLAFILLSVFFTFFPIALWISALAAGVKISIFTLVGMRLRRVIPSRIVNPLIKAHKAGLQVSINQLESHYLAGGNVDRVVNALIAAHRANIELTFERAAAIDLAGRDVLEAVQMSVNPKVIETPFIAGVAMNGIEVKAKARITVRANIDRLVGGAGEETIVARVGEGIISTIGSSTSHERVLENPDLISQTVLGKGLDSGTAFEILSIDIADVDIGKNIGAELQTEQAEADKKIAQAKAEERRAMAVASEQEMRAKVVEMRSKVVEAEASVPLAMAEALREGNIGVMDYMNYNNIKADTGMRDSISKVGGDKPSTDELKD; from the coding sequence ATGTTTACAGGAACTACAATTGGACTAATAGTGGTGATTGTTTTAGCATTCATTTTGTTATCGGTATTTTTCACATTTTTCCCGATAGCACTATGGATTTCCGCATTAGCAGCGGGAGTTAAGATTAGTATTTTTACACTTGTAGGGATGAGGTTACGCCGAGTAATTCCATCGCGTATCGTAAACCCTTTGATTAAAGCACATAAAGCTGGATTGCAAGTTTCGATCAATCAACTGGAAAGTCACTACTTAGCAGGTGGTAACGTAGACCGCGTTGTAAATGCTTTAATTGCCGCACATCGTGCTAATATTGAACTAACATTTGAACGTGCAGCAGCGATTGATTTAGCAGGGCGTGATGTATTAGAAGCAGTACAAATGTCTGTTAACCCGAAAGTAATTGAAACACCGTTTATCGCTGGTGTTGCAATGAACGGTATTGAAGTAAAAGCGAAAGCACGTATTACAGTTCGAGCGAACATCGATCGTTTAGTCGGTGGTGCAGGAGAAGAAACGATCGTTGCCCGTGTTGGTGAAGGGATTATCAGTACAATTGGGTCAAGTACGAGTCATGAACGAGTGCTAGAAAACCCGGATTTAATCTCTCAAACTGTTTTAGGAAAAGGATTAGATTCAGGTACTGCATTTGAAATTCTATCGATTGATATAGCGGACGTTGATATAGGTAAAAACATCGGTGCTGAACTACAAACAGAACAAGCAGAAGCAGATAAGAAAATTGCGCAGGCTAAAGCAGAAGAACGTCGTGCAATGGCTGTAGCATCTGAGCAAGAGATGAGAGCGAAAGTAGTAGAAATGCGCTCGAAAGTAGTAGAAGCAGAAGCTTCTGTTCCTTTAGCGATGGCAGAAGCACTTCGCGAAGGAAATATTGGGGTAATGGACTACATGAATTATAATAATATTAAAGCCGATACTGGTATGAGAGACTCCATCAGTAAAGTTGGAGGAGATAAACCTTCTACTGATGAGTTAAAAGACTAG
- a CDS encoding nodulation protein NfeD has translation MLLLSFSIVIPSFAAETTVVYKIPVYKEVEKGLYAFLKRSIHDAEEAGAEAIIFDINTPGGFVDSAEDIINLLDSTSIRKIAYINSEALSAGAYLALHTDEIYMSPNGTIGAAAVIDSSGNAADKKATSAWIAKMINAAELTGKDPIYAQAMADETVHLPEYRAPKGELLTLSSAEALEVKYSNGTVSSFEELLKVTNLSGAKVVETEQAFVESLARFVTNPIIVPILLSIASLGLILELYSPGFGVAGTMGLISLGLFFFGHLVAGLAGYETIIIFIIGAILIIAEFFLPFGISGILGVIAIIFSIILAGGDLVQMSIAVLIALTVAILGMVIMMKFFRKGLKALNKVILTDATTTEQGYVSNQNRLDLVGKLAETMTPLRPAGTIRIGNERIDAVSDGSFIGKDKLVKIIKVEGSRIVVREATEGEAT, from the coding sequence ATGTTACTTTTGTCATTTAGTATAGTAATTCCTTCGTTTGCTGCAGAAACTACGGTAGTTTATAAAATTCCCGTATATAAAGAAGTGGAAAAAGGGTTATATGCTTTTTTGAAAAGGTCCATACATGATGCGGAAGAGGCAGGAGCCGAAGCAATAATCTTTGATATTAATACACCAGGTGGATTTGTAGATTCCGCGGAAGATATCATCAATTTATTAGATTCAACCTCCATTCGAAAAATCGCTTATATTAACTCCGAAGCATTATCAGCAGGTGCATACTTAGCGCTTCATACGGACGAAATATATATGTCGCCGAACGGTACGATTGGGGCAGCTGCTGTCATTGATAGCAGTGGAAATGCTGCGGATAAAAAAGCAACAAGTGCGTGGATAGCGAAAATGATCAATGCAGCAGAACTTACAGGAAAAGATCCAATTTACGCACAGGCAATGGCCGATGAGACTGTTCATCTTCCTGAGTATAGGGCGCCAAAGGGTGAATTGTTAACGCTTTCTTCTGCCGAAGCTTTAGAAGTGAAGTATTCGAATGGAACGGTCAGTTCTTTTGAGGAACTGCTAAAAGTGACGAATCTTTCCGGTGCGAAGGTTGTTGAAACGGAACAAGCATTTGTGGAATCACTAGCACGATTTGTTACGAATCCCATAATTGTGCCCATTTTATTATCCATTGCAAGCCTCGGATTAATTTTAGAGCTATACTCGCCGGGATTTGGAGTGGCAGGGACCATGGGACTTATCTCACTTGGTCTGTTCTTTTTCGGCCATTTAGTAGCCGGTCTAGCTGGTTATGAAACAATTATTATCTTTATTATCGGAGCAATTTTAATAATTGCAGAATTCTTTTTACCCTTTGGAATTAGTGGTATATTAGGGGTAATAGCTATTATTTTTAGTATAATACTAGCTGGAGGCGATCTTGTACAAATGAGCATCGCTGTTTTAATTGCATTAACAGTTGCTATATTAGGAATGGTGATTATGATGAAGTTCTTTCGAAAAGGACTAAAAGCATTGAATAAAGTGATTTTGACTGATGCAACTACAACAGAACAAGGGTATGTATCTAATCAAAATCGATTGGATTTAGTCGGCAAATTAGCCGAAACTATGACACCACTTAGACCTGCTGGAACTATACGTATAGGTAATGAGCGTATTGATGCAGTATCTGATGGAAGTTTTATTGGGAAAGACAAACTGGTTAAAATTATTAAGGTAGAAGGCTCTCGAATTGTTGTTCGAGAAGCTACAGAAGGGGAGGCAACATAA
- a CDS encoding SH3 domain-containing protein yields the protein MKQFIRICCIVFLVTSLLISVLPEIAQAATTQSATVNTSFGYVREKADLTSKKLGTVVKGDILTLYSSSKTWTKIEYNNSVGYVLTKHLILQELNETSITKQATVNIASLNVRAKSSVTSKKLGSLKKGMTVSVYSTSKGWAKIVFNNQTAYVSEKYLTFVKTTTLKPKFGIVQKEVAATKYSSRSSAVIDTLSEKVSVYVYASNNGVSRIDLNGTPAFVPTSSLKLYDFDKVSAKVNRMYKGSSLDLYDLSVFSKPIRQYEKKSVIGRLSPDEQITILLPKDAPRYEVAIVEYKGQIAYTQKVNLSTLANDSTELDEAAYYSTFETTKTGYQYGIRNGDTLESLMEKMGEPKSIDKMEQDNYYLYEVFHYDNLHVGIAKNTNTITFMYEYFENEEGYNSSDIQAAFHMFSVRNHTNPKYGIVMANRFSVHNGGIGVYFINPGPVGVDNSVEYIRNYQEIVNLKLVKGKATGYLVGQPFDDGI from the coding sequence TTGAAACAGTTTATTCGAATATGTTGCATTGTATTTTTAGTCACTAGTTTACTAATCAGTGTGTTACCAGAAATAGCGCAAGCAGCCACTACTCAATCTGCAACAGTGAATACAAGTTTTGGATATGTCCGCGAGAAAGCTGATTTAACCTCTAAAAAGCTTGGAACAGTCGTTAAAGGTGATATCCTTACATTGTATAGTAGTTCGAAAACTTGGACAAAAATTGAATATAATAATTCAGTTGGGTATGTTTTGACGAAGCATTTAATTCTTCAGGAACTAAATGAAACATCTATAACAAAACAGGCAACAGTAAATATTGCCTCATTAAACGTTCGAGCAAAATCCTCTGTAACTTCCAAAAAATTAGGGTCCTTAAAAAAAGGAATGACTGTTTCCGTTTATAGTACATCAAAAGGCTGGGCTAAAATTGTATTTAACAATCAAACAGCTTATGTAAGCGAAAAATACTTAACATTTGTGAAAACAACCACTTTAAAACCGAAATTTGGCATTGTGCAAAAAGAAGTAGCCGCAACTAAATATTCGAGTCGTTCTTCAGCGGTAATTGATACTTTGTCTGAAAAAGTTTCCGTATATGTCTACGCTTCTAATAATGGGGTTAGTCGTATTGATTTAAATGGTACTCCAGCATTTGTGCCTACTTCTAGCTTAAAGTTGTATGACTTTGATAAAGTCTCTGCAAAGGTGAATAGAATGTATAAAGGTAGTAGCTTGGACTTATATGATTTATCTGTATTTTCTAAACCAATCAGGCAATATGAAAAAAAATCTGTAATCGGTAGATTAAGTCCAGACGAACAAATAACAATTCTATTGCCAAAAGATGCACCGAGATATGAAGTTGCCATTGTGGAGTATAAAGGGCAAATCGCGTATACACAGAAAGTAAACCTTTCCACTTTAGCAAATGATTCGACTGAGTTGGATGAAGCCGCGTATTATTCTACATTTGAAACGACAAAAACAGGCTACCAATATGGTATTAGAAACGGAGATACACTCGAGTCACTTATGGAGAAAATGGGAGAGCCAAAATCGATTGATAAAATGGAACAGGATAATTACTATTTGTATGAAGTTTTTCATTACGATAATTTACATGTAGGAATAGCTAAGAATACTAATACAATTACTTTTATGTACGAGTATTTTGAAAACGAAGAAGGGTATAATTCATCCGATATTCAAGCAGCCTTCCACATGTTTTCAGTTCGAAATCATACTAACCCTAAGTATGGTATAGTCATGGCTAATCGTTTTAGTGTTCATAACGGTGGGATCGGTGTGTATTTTATTAATCCAGGGCCGGTTGGAGTAGATAATTCTGTTGAATATATCAGAAACTATCAAGAAATTGTAAATTTGAAACTGGTAAAGGGAAAAGCAACTGGCTATCTTGTTGGTCAACCATTTGATGATGGTATTTAA